ctccctgacctagtctcatctacctgcactcagaccataaccctccaatcccctcctatccatatacctatccaatttactcttaaataatagcgattgcggcaaaacggtgaaccgtagcgcgacggttttcgcaccgccttaatcgccaacctcccaaacgaccggccgtgatattttcatttgatgttGTCGCatgtttttttaagttacagaggtttataaagcgctgccccccccccccttttcaggggtgcGCTGCAgcgcggatttagtcttcagcttgtgatgtcacaatgcccctgtgagatgagctcgagctgacccccctttcccccccccccttcagcgtgtgatgtcacaatggacaagcagctgctattgggtgtctgctgtttacaaatttacatctttttatttttaaccttttttttcaaggtcttcagcttgtgacgtcacaatgcttgtgtgaagcagctgattgttttttaaagttgtgttttttattgcaagtcacttaacatacacagatcaacatggggcccctatgctcgtgggccaccggggcaagtgtttcgaaaaaagaaaggggaggtcccccttcccccctcaaccccttcctccccactccttcccacctccaaccccactccctccccccctcctccccaactccctccccacctccctcacccctcagggacgggcccaacagggaaagaggggtactgggaaaaggggaggtccccctccctccccccttcccccctccttccacctcccccccttcccccctcccccttccccctcccctccacccccttccctcccctcctccctccacacctccctcctccctccctcccccctccctccccgcctcccagttacaatggaaacccaacgaggacaggcccaaaggggaaagaggggtactgggaaaatgggtggtccccctccctccccccttcccccttcccccctccctcccccataccccctccctcccctccccccttcccccctcccccctcccctccccctctctccccctcccctccccctccacacctccctcctcccttccctcccccccactcccctcccggttacaatggaaaccctacgaggacgggcccaacggggaaagagcggtactgggaaaaggggaggtccccctccctcccccttcccgcctcccctccccctccctcccccctccctccccccctccccctccctcccctctccctcccccctccttccactcccctccccctcccctccccctccccctcccccaccccctcccttcctccctccacacctccctccctcccccttccctccctcccctcctcccggttacaatggaaaccctacgaggacgggcccaacgggcaaagaggggtactgggaaaaggggaggtcccccttccctcccccctccctccccctccctcccctttcccctccctcctcctccccctacctcccctcaccctcccccctccccccttcccccctcccctcccccttccctccccctcccctccccctcccctcccccctcccccctccacacctccctcctccttccctccccctttcctcccccccactcccctcccagctacaatggaaaccctacgaggacgggcccaacgggcacacttgtgctagtaaccctataaaaataggctgcccggtgtactaagtgggcagtcagatggttgacatcctgattgttccagccgttgtttgcaaataaaggcttttaacttcttgaagaattctccgtgtcatctgcttcattttgaacaccggtaaccacgatagggagagggtgagaaaCAGAAAAATCAGGGCAAACTGTTGGGTGAAGAGGCCAAGCTGGGAAATGACATTCTGAGGGAACACAGTATGGGACATTTTAAATAGTCTAATGCTAGTTGTGATTAACCACTGCTTGTCATTTATTATTTTGAAGTTATAACGTGTGTTTCTTTTTAAAACGGTATTTGTTGTAAATGGTTAAATGGAGGAAGTGGTATTGGAAAATATAACGGGAGAATTTGAAGGAGGTGTGTGGTGGGATACTGGGTGGAAAGGACCATGTGAAGCTAACAAAGTAAAATAGCAGTGAAAGTTCCTGGAAAGATATGCAGGCTTATGGAATCCATCCTCTATCTCCCAGTGAACTATCAGTGGGTACTTTCTGACTGCTTTCCTGGATGATTTTGTTTCTAAAGGACCAGGAGCGAACATTCCACCAGTGTATGGCCTGGATGTGACTTTTGTCAACCAATGGGAGGAGACGGTGTTGCAACCTGCTCTGCAGATTGTCGAGAGCTTCTTAAAGGTACAGAACGCTGGGCCAAACGTGATGCATGTTTGCACGTCTCCTGTAGTCCTGATGCATGCACGTGATGCATTCAGTCGTTTAGACTCCGACCATAAACTTTCATGATCAGTGGCACTCAGCAGGGTTTTTTTTCTGGCTACGTTGTTTAAATGCTGTCCGCCCATACTGGTTATAGCAatacttcttcttttgtgtccatcattcaaatgttacatcactgtcatcgtctgtcctgaaaagggcgcaagcttccggcgacaatcagtgggagcctcacttgtacagtagacgatggtggtagcagaattagctcaggacgcttccagtttccagccctgcgacctggacgcttctgctatggggccatagcAATACAGATACATAGCTATAAATCCACATTAAACCCATGTGCAATGCAAGGTTACACTGCTTTCTAAGGTTACTGCAAAGGATCTAGTGGCACGATTCAGATAAAACAAGGTATCACAGTGTCCTGGTCGAACTATCAACCAACATTGCTAATCTGGTCAGGTGTTATGTTATAATATGTTACGTGCATATTGTTGTGTGCACATTTGCTGGCTCTTGTCTACGTTGTTGTGACTGTTATGTGATGGCTGTGGAACACCTTGGGGCACTCTGAAACGAAGATAGCCCATGTAATTTCTTTCAACCCTAACTAGGATTGGGTgggcaaagtgggataacatcgaacttgtgtgaacgggtgatcaatggtcagcgtgaacggtgggccgaaaggcctgtttccctgctgcgtctctgaaactaaaattaaactaacccCCACCTATGAACAAGGTGGCAAATAATTTAAGTATGCTTTGATGGATTGAAATTATAACTCTTTCAAAACGTATTGGCATTTCTGGTGAATAAAAGATGATTATTTTATTCAGATTGGTGATTTCAATCTCTTTTAGTTTTACTGGTGATATGATTCGTGTGTTTGTACTGTGAATCTTATTTGATAACTGTGTCCATGTTTACAGGGAGAGCAACCTGCAGCATTGCCACTAACCATGGCTCATGATCAGACTGATGGGAAGAGGAACCGGCGAGTATGTGAATTGTGCGATAAAATCATTCTTGGTGATCAGGAATGGAAAGGTAAGAAGAATTAGACCATATAAGGACAATAACCCAGGCTGCATGAATGAGATGAAGTGAAGGAGTGTTGAGGATGCTGGGGTGAAGACATTATCTGGGtgccagattgagaatgatcgctgAATGAACTCTGACTGCTTATCTTGCAGCTCACCTGAAATCCAAGAATCATCAGTACCACTGGAAGAGGAAGAAGTGGGCTGAGGCGCAGTTGAGCACATGCACTTCCCCTGACACTGTAAACACTCCACAAGAAGTGTAGAGGCTTCCTCCAGTCTGCATTAATATCACAGGAACTTGCCCGAAGATGTGAACCAGCTGGTATGGATGGTCCATGACAATAGCTGGCCTGAAGCTCTTGCCCATTGGAGACAATGCAGAATAGCTGTACTCTGCCTCCTTTCCTCTCTTTGTTCCTACAACCAATCAACAAAGAATTTGTTGTTGATATTCTAGGTTGTATCCTGGGAGCTGTCACAATGGATCGTTTATAGGATAAACATTTTGTATCTTTTGAAAGGTGGAATCAATTGACATAGGTTTGCTGAACGTGGTTGGATGTAGTCCCGGAAGTGAAGCCACATCTCTTGCCTCTAACCTCCACATTCAGTCGCGTTATCCGTGTTCACCATCTTCAATATTTTTAACTTGGAAGAGTGTTGAAGTAGAATTAAAAGATGTATATTTTTTTAACGATCCAGTGAATGTTTCTGCATGGTTTGCTTTCTGGGGTATCCTGAAGATATTGGTAACTCTGT
The Rhinoraja longicauda isolate Sanriku21f chromosome 27, sRhiLon1.1, whole genome shotgun sequence DNA segment above includes these coding regions:
- the LOC144606847 gene encoding tRNA dimethylallyltransferase-like, whose protein sequence is MLSTGLLEELTSFHNQYNQQKVANNSQDYQHGIFQSIGFKEFHEYLISKTSSIEMREKLLTQGITALKQVTKRYARKQNKWVRNRFLKRPGANIPPVYGLDVTFVNQWEETVLQPALQIVESFLKGEQPAALPLTMAHDQTDGKRNRRVCELCDKIILGDQEWKAHLKSKNHQYHWKRKKWAEAQLSTCTSPDTVNTPQEV